In Magallana gigas chromosome 1, xbMagGiga1.1, whole genome shotgun sequence, the sequence GGGATCTgaaagataattttgtttgccccccccccacccccgccCGACATAAAactagaatttgaccaaaatcgtgaccatgcccctgtAATTTCCATTTTACCTCGTAGCGATAAAGATCGTTGTGTATTGTCGGTGTCTTAAGCAACGAGCAGATACACCGAATCAAGTAAATACAGCAGATGTATCAAATGcgaatatttcataaatagaCTATGATATATATCTACTAGAGCGCTGCCTCGATTGTTAGATTCCATGACATGTGTAATAAATTTATTAGATAGATGGTTGAATATATGAAAATGTGGTTCTTTTCTGAACTGTAAACCCCTTTAAAGAAATCCCAAACACATTATATCTAAATTAtacttaatttcattaaaaacgtAGGAATATAAATCTGTTTatgttgttgaacaaaatatgaactTCTACATATGTCAGCGAGATGTTAGTGTGACCGACATTAGGCGCAATACAGTTGATCATGTATTTGTTTAACTTCAGCAATATTTCGCCTGTCATACCATCTGATATCCCTAGGATAGCAGCCTTTTGCTTCAAAATTTAGAGCTGCatcaaaaaatgtatatatgttcTTAAGAAGCAAATTCTATCAGCCACGTGATTGTCATCGGTCTTTTCCTTGACTGAGCACAATCAAGGACACATGCGCTTCACAGATTCTTAAATCAGGATTGTTTGGAAAATGTGTCATGACCTTCAAgctatattgttttgtttttgtttctttttttttcttaattattgacGAAGAGTTTtacacaaaaaacaattttgcacTTTATTCATCAGGCGTGAAAAATACCTAAAGTGGCGATTCATGTTGACCATGTGATAAGTTAAATTGATCAATAATGAACAAGAATAGCATCCAGGATTGcataatgaattatattttaaatcactacttcataatttttaaaacttcccggattaaaatacagaaaagtatcaaaaataacatatataatagtgtttccttttttttttttttttaaaaatggttataTATTCTTTTAACTTAAGCTTTTATAGAATATTCTTAGCATTTTATGTAtacattattgaattattttaaaaaataaatgttattaatcTATGTTTCTAAGAGTtattaagaagaaaaacaaGTAAAATTATATCAGGTATCAACTTTAATTTACAACTGCGTAAAAAATTAACGCATCGGATTTTGCGgttacaacaaaacaaaatttgcattcaatttaatagaatttgaaaaaagaatttgaaaaagcaagattattttttaatcgGTTTGTCCTCACACAAAGTGCTTTGCAGGTTTTTTACAAACATAGAAAAATTTATTGGTGCACAAATAGTCGTGCCACTTCCGCCCTTTCGTTTGTAGGCCAACACAGTTCTCTATCGTACCGCCGCCTGGTTCCCCTTTATCCCAGTTTGAATATCGCGATGTCAAGCCACTTGATAGAAACACGTATTGACCGTCATCTACCACATCAGTAAGGCCAATCCACACTAGTGAATAAcctaaaacacaaaaaaagacGATTATAATTGCATGTACAAAATCGATAACACAATTATATACATAATGTGCTGTAACAGAAGTATTTTTCAATGGAAAGCTGTACAAATGATCGTatataatagcgagcgcagctcgccggcgcgcagcgccggcgcgaagcgagctctaccggcaagacgtgtgtgaatagaaaattcggactatagttgcacattcattcaacggatttttttggcgtcagtaaatcggaccagtaatgcatcgttttaatcgtcccagtagttccctgtaatcatggcaatttttatcacttcacactctcacgagaatcagcaagacaaatttagacagtaaaaacaataacgatgtaagcgacatacagtcaatgttacctctaaagttcacctcagtacactttcaatcaaaaataatcgtgtgacgtcacaaacgtttacacattgatccgatatattttttcggagtcagtaaattttgacccacaattcatagtaccaatggtttccaacctcacgttccaacatcacgttctcccgagaatcaaagtaaaacctttgaaaagcttataagatgtgtaatttaaagaacatcatgctttttaagtaaataaaacagtatacttcgcatacttttatttctcaagggagttttaaagagtaagacgacacttaaccaacgtcagctttgacgtcacaataagcactgataaggggaatttactctaattgaagttattgtaaatctgctgaaatgaccaaaatcctctcaaaatcttgcaaaggctaagataaagaacagctgacgaataaggacatttcttcagatacaggaaacagttgtaaattgcactaatttggatgaatgctcacaaatattttattcactataattacggtaatttcctgaaacgtaacgttatacgtagcagcgccttttttttaaagggggtgggtgggtggatggcagcctcatccaaaaaatcttggcaagcaaaaagaaaaataaatcatgaaaattctaatccttcagctctttagcagttcaatggtttctttattttcacttccatttattacatgcgggggggggggggggggggggacaacaccatgttcttttaacatgataagcaaatatttttaagcgtaaactaaaaataaaattaaacattaattatttttttttaagtgaaggggcaaatccatggtaagtcgattttctatgtataaattgacagaaatgaaaaaaattttagcatggggggagctctatgatgagtcaagttttatatgtaagtttaagaaaaaatgtctactgcaaaaaaaaagggggaaatcaatcaatcataattacaatcactttaaaagaggagatgcagtgcaatgaatatttatatattaaaatctttattatttaacaacattgtatctgagattaaactattgttctacatataaataaataaattataacaaatcttataaactatgaataatgaaaatttactgaaaaataggtatgttttattttttggcattcaaatttcacgttgttaattttattttattaatttattataattcattgtttgatcacatgctgtgctcgcccaaacggtcgcaccgtaaaacatattatattgatatttatgtTCTATATGGAAATCATGTTTTACACACGacatttaatgattaaataGAAGAATCATCTAATGAAGATAAGCGTGCTCCACTAAAGGTGGAATTTTTTTGCTAGAACTGAGATGATTAGTTTTCCAAAATAAAGTGTAGGAGTAATCAAAACCAGTATATATAACgataatacaaaataaaattgcagtttatgaaaaattatttcaaaaaattatatcttaCCGCGTATTCGACTTTGTAGCAACACCCACTTTTCTTCCCTTGCGTCCTTTATTTCAAGCAATTTTGAACCTTTTTCGGAGCAAATAATCTacaaatttccataaaattttaaatgtttgataACCGATTGTTGACAGAAACACATGTCTGCAATAGAACAAGAAGGAATTTCTTAAAATCTTACCACTGCGTAATGAAAAGTATCGGGACTTGGTGAAAACCAATAGCAATGATTTTTGTAGGGTAACCATCCGTTATCACAAGCTACAATAACAAACTTACCAATATGTTAACGATCTTAATTCTTGAGGGTGCAACCTGGTAAGTTGCTAGAGCTTGTGTTCACACCCAatcatatatacattgtatgcaataaaagtattttttaccCAACCCTCTTTTGTTAATCTATTATTGATAACATcgatttacatatttattttcccCTCAATAATGTGTATATTACACATTACTTAACTTTACTTACCACGTTCTGTGTTTGCGGCAGTTGCTAGAACAAAGAGACAAAAAATTTCGAGCTTCATGCTGTTCACAAGGAAGGTAACCGTTGCAAGATATCTTTATACATTGACTGATTCGtttatataagataaaattgattttcataGCAGTACCAACATATGTGGTAGTATGTACATATcatgttaaaatattgttaacacCCAATTTATTATAACTCTGCAGTCAagtatcttttatttcttttgacaGATGCATAAATAGATTtgcatttcagaaaaaaaataaatcagaaaacCATCTGTTACGCGTGTCAACTACGTTACTGTTGTAATTCATAGTTAAATGTGTTAACATTTAATAGTCGATTTTATAGGAATTATAAACGATAAAAATGCGATGCTACTGAGTTAAGCtgtttaccttatttataatcACCCCGTTTATTATAACATCATTTGTGTCTGAATTTACGGCCCTTTTATGTTTTCGTTTAAGTAAAGGCAAATGCTATGgaaagttttaaacatttgtacaTTAGTACCATGACCTTCCTTAAAAGATTCCAGTGTTTATTATAACATctcttgatttttttctcttcatttgTTGCTTTTAAATCCATATATCATTGATAATGTCATTGTTGCAGTTCCACGTTTTTATTTTAAGCTTTTTGAGGTGttatagacggggtcacgtgaccccgtctattagtttaccgtcagccgaagtctcaaaccggatggcacgcgtagaacacatgaattgagtctacgcgtaagaaaatagtgcagaaacttttcatgcatttctgtaaatatatattataaaaacacgcattaaatcgtATTAAGTTCTCTATGTGTAAACtgaattctataaaaaaaataaactaatggttttattgatcaaaatattcttgttcGGGTTCAATAGTTGTAGTGTTTTATGGAATGGAGTTACGTAACTGGATGCACAACGCCGTCAAGGATTCAGTTAGTGGACGAGCTCATAAAATCAAAAGAAGAGGTTGAAGATTAAATCGAAAGTAacgttcccaaacgcaatgtgccatttttgaaaagttgtgaatttttatACCGAACTTCATGCGCGAGCCGAGGTTAAAATctggacgggttatacacataTGTCCTAcatattaaataggtgtttcattggcttccagtcaaCACGCGTTATGAGTGTTGTTCATCTCTAAAAAGAAtttgtacatagaaaataaagcaaGTCATAATTTGTCTTCTCATTTATTGActctttagttaattaaactgaatttaaattttgaacaatacattgtaagcaaaatctatatagattatacattttgggtgACCAATAGATTAATGGATATATATAAGGaacaaggaatcattctttgagtattatgaggtgataatttcggtcggggcgtggtcaaatcaaataaagcccgaagggctttatgatagatttgaccacgctccgaccgaaattatcacctcataatattcaaagaatgattccttattacttatatttatattatttctaatgTGCATGATTAAAGATCtaataattataacatttttaccgTTGTTTTAATTCgtataattatgcaaaccccACTGGCGCCCCAGGAATACGTCATTTGACACTTGCATCACACGTGTGTTGTACATGAAAACTCACAGACATGTATTGAAGAGTCaaatttgcaaatttattaAGTCGatacaacaaaatatcaaatcaaatatcatttgattttttttttaaaaatgtgtgtaGTTGCAAAATAGTAAATAACTAGAGTGTTTATTTCGTGATAGCGGAAGGTACTTTCCTCCTGCGCAGTAAGGCGGTCGATCTACACCTCAGTCGAGATCGTACTTGATGGTAATGGAACAGTTCTCAAAGCGGGAGTTATTCAAAACTCCAGATTTAATGCTCGAGTCGGACATGGTGGAACAATTAAGTTCATTTTTGACAGGTAAGTTGGAATTTTCAGAATTATAGGGAACGATTTGAAGATTCTGTGATTGTTGGCCGGAAATTACACATGAATCTTCAGATGGATCATTTATTTTGACACTTGCGGTAGTTATTGTAGATAAAGTTGCACTCGCACTTTTTTTTGGGGTAGAAGACAGTTCACGATTATGGCTACGTATGGAAGCTTCGTTGCGATGCCCGGAGAAGTACATGATGTGTCTTGCTTCAAATCCAGCGTCGTTCATGGCCTGAATTGCTGTCGCTCTTAGACAGTGAGCTGTGTAACGTTTGCACCCGGCGGCCTTGCAAATATCCAGAAGGAAATTAACATATGATCGCTTTTTCATGGGATCGGCTGTGTACCATATGTTGCAATCTTTCGGGTAAGAAATGGCATCTTTAACGCATTTATTGAAAAGATGAGACGCATTTGGGTCCGTTTTAGACAAGAAGAACTTCAACATCTTCACAGGACAAGTTTCGTTTCAAGTTTCATACATTCTTTTGTCGTTCAGTGCTTCAAGTTTGTGAATGCCACCTTgatagtttttttgttttgtttcaggCTTCAAACAAGCATATATGGAGCCTTCTTCGTCAACTTTGAAATCGAAGGAATCTACCCGAAGCTGATGATGGAATTCAAGACCACGAGACACAAAATGTATCGCGATGATGTACCACATTGCAAGTCACAGATTGACTGGAGAAGAATATGCACTCTCCAGGTAAGCAGAAATTTTCTGTAAATCTGATTTGTGAATGATCTCCTTATGAGTTGTAGGGCGAGAAGTTCCAGTGACCATTCTATGCTTCATGAGACCGgtcaaacttttatttgcagttttgaaTGCTTTATCGTTTACAATGTCTATATTTCGACCGATGTCGGATAAATGCCTGTTTATGGCGGCTCTAATTGCTTTCAtggtatttttatgatattcggGGGTATGCTCCTTTTTCGGGTTTTGGGGTTTTGCTTCACAGTAAAAGCGACTGAGTTTTTTCGCCAGATCCTCCTCGCAAATCTCAGCCAGATTTAGAGGGACTCCAAACGTTTCAATATGCCAATCTGTAATAGAAAACGCACAATGATATCCATGTTTTGACagttatttgagaaaaaaactgTAACTGCATAATATGGGCTGTTTTTGTTTGCGTTTAATTGCTGCTTACTAatattcacttttttaaaaaaaagaagcgtACCTGTAAGAATCTTTAAACCCCATTTGGTGCTTTGTTTTGTAGCCTTTGATTGTGTGAGTTCCTGAAATCCTTTAATTTCGTCGTCGGAAAGCTTGGCAAAACGAGTACTTGTTGGCGTTTCTGGGGCTGGCAACCCGGGATCATCGGATTTTTTCAAATCGGCAAATGCCTGTTGGGTTAATGTTATATCGAAGTCCGAAACGACCATTTCGGATagaaaattgtcaaaatcaGAATCAAAACCTTCTAATTTTAATTCTGGCAGGAGGGCTTCATAATTATCCCCACTAAATACTTCAAAATCGCCATATTTTACCGCATCTGATATATCGTCGTTCATGGTGGCTGCATTCgatcgaaataaaaaatgaagtgaTCAGCAGACGATCATTATAAGAAATCTATTCATCAGCAGACGAGccgtttatataaaatatttaaattgcatattaagatatttttctataaattttattttaaatggtaacctttacatgctcattttaattttcattcattttgtgtgcgaaaagaaaacatttcaaaaccactactttttttatttagcacatgcaatgtattactacgcgcgctgtgcagccaataccgtttttcggttttgctataagacacgcccattttgtgtcactcatattttttgatgttattcggttttagggttcaaaattgatttgtaatgttatcacagacaaagacagttgaaaatgtaaatatacagtcttatcgattgaagaaccaagttaaatgttaatgttcatgttgttCGGCTTAATTGGAATATACAATcatgttatttgttttaatgttatg encodes:
- the LOC105319652 gene encoding perlucin-like protein, whose translation is MKLEIFCLFVLATAANTERACDNGWLPYKNHCYWFSPSPDTFHYAVIICSEKGSKLLEIKDAREEKWVLLQSRIRGYSLVWIGLTDVVDDGQYVFLSSGLTSRYSNWDKGEPGGGTIENCVGLQTKGRKWHDYLCTNKFFYVCKKPAKHFV